The Desulfuromonas versatilis genome has a segment encoding these proteins:
- a CDS encoding class I SAM-dependent rRNA methyltransferase, whose product MSRLHLKPGHDRRVRGGHPWIFSNEIGRLEGDPEPGAALEVFTHQGELVGTAYYNPQSLIAARLLSRRRESIDTAEFFLERFEKALAYRRSLYGELSALRLVFGEADGLPGLIVDRYNDVLSLQFLTLGMERRREAILQALDQLLEPSAVVARNDVAVRELEGLPQKIELLAGKLPDELVINEHGLRFRIDVTGGQKTGHFLDQKENHVALQGRVAGRRVLDMFCYSGSWSIHAARYGAREVTGVDVSAGAVALARQNAELNFQDKVCDFVQADAFDLLRDLQRDGERFGTIILDPPAFVKSRKKLQEAIRGYLTINRRGMELLEPGGFLFTCSCSYHMDRETFLDTLRKAAQQAGREMRLIEMRGQAYDHPVLLACPETEYLKCAILQVV is encoded by the coding sequence GTGAGCCGGCTGCACCTCAAGCCGGGACACGACCGCCGGGTCCGCGGCGGCCACCCCTGGATCTTCAGCAACGAAATCGGACGGCTGGAGGGCGACCCCGAACCCGGGGCCGCCCTTGAAGTTTTCACCCACCAGGGCGAGTTGGTCGGTACGGCCTATTACAACCCCCAATCCCTCATCGCAGCGCGCCTGCTGTCGCGCCGCCGCGAGTCCATCGACACTGCCGAATTCTTCCTGGAGCGCTTCGAGAAGGCCCTCGCCTACCGCCGCAGCCTCTACGGCGAGCTGAGCGCCCTGCGCCTGGTTTTCGGCGAGGCGGACGGGCTGCCCGGGTTGATCGTTGACCGCTACAACGACGTCTTATCGCTGCAGTTTCTGACCCTGGGCATGGAGCGGCGGCGCGAAGCGATCCTCCAGGCGCTGGACCAACTGCTCGAGCCGAGCGCCGTCGTGGCCCGCAACGATGTGGCGGTCCGCGAACTCGAGGGGCTGCCGCAGAAAATCGAGCTGTTGGCCGGCAAGCTGCCCGACGAGCTGGTCATCAACGAGCACGGCCTGCGTTTCCGGATCGACGTCACCGGCGGCCAGAAGACCGGGCATTTCCTCGACCAGAAGGAAAACCACGTGGCCCTGCAGGGGCGCGTGGCGGGCCGACGCGTGCTGGACATGTTCTGCTACTCGGGAAGCTGGTCCATCCACGCCGCCCGCTACGGAGCCCGGGAGGTCACCGGGGTCGACGTCTCGGCCGGTGCCGTGGCCCTGGCCCGGCAGAACGCCGAGCTCAATTTCCAGGACAAGGTCTGCGACTTCGTCCAGGCCGACGCCTTCGACCTGCTGCGCGACCTGCAGCGCGACGGCGAGCGCTTCGGCACGATCATCCTCGATCCGCCCGCCTTCGTCAAAAGCCGCAAGAAACTCCAGGAGGCGATCCGCGGCTATCTCACCATCAACCGCCGCGGGATGGAACTGCTCGAGCCCGGCGGTTTCCTGTTCACCTGCAGCTGCTCCTACCACATGGACCGCGAGACCTTCCTCGACACCCTGCGCAAGGCCGCCCAGCAGGCCGGCCGGGAAATGCGCCTGATCGAAATGCGCGGCCAGGCCTACGACCACCCGGTGCTGCTCGCCTGCCCCGAAACCGAATACCTCAAGTGCGCCATCCTGCAGGTTGTCTGA
- a CDS encoding calcium/sodium antiporter, translating into MVLAAALFVSGLLVLYFGAESLVKGSSRLALSFGVRPLIIGMTIVAFATSMPELMVSLSAALRGSSDIAAGNIIGSNVANIGLILGAAALLKPLAVPPSTLKRELPFMIGASLLLFLFALDGRLTFGEGLLLFLLLAVFLGYCLRRAREQGLERPAPEALVARERASRNKDLLLILIGMGGLGAGAELMVRSAVTIARGFGISELVIGISIVALGTSLPELAASLVSAARGQMDISLGNVIGSNIFNILFVLGICPMIRPLAIDPGVLRFELPVMLLFSVALLPLARHRLSLGPVKGGLLLCAYSAFILALFL; encoded by the coding sequence ATGGTTTTGGCCGCAGCGCTGTTCGTCAGCGGACTGCTGGTGCTCTATTTCGGCGCTGAAAGCCTGGTCAAGGGCAGTTCCCGGCTCGCCCTGTCCTTTGGAGTGCGCCCTCTTATCATCGGTATGACCATTGTGGCGTTCGCCACCAGCATGCCGGAGCTGATGGTTTCTCTGTCCGCCGCGCTCAGGGGCTCCTCCGATATCGCCGCGGGCAACATCATCGGTTCAAACGTGGCTAATATCGGACTGATCCTGGGAGCGGCGGCGCTGCTCAAGCCCCTGGCGGTCCCCCCGAGTACCCTGAAGCGGGAGCTGCCTTTCATGATCGGGGCTTCGCTTCTGCTGTTCCTGTTCGCTTTGGACGGCAGGCTCACCTTCGGTGAAGGGCTGTTGCTGTTTCTGCTGCTGGCGGTTTTCCTGGGCTACTGCCTGCGCCGGGCCCGGGAACAGGGGCTGGAACGGCCGGCCCCCGAGGCGCTGGTGGCCAGGGAGAGGGCTTCGCGCAACAAGGATCTGCTGCTCATCCTGATCGGCATGGGCGGGCTCGGGGCCGGCGCCGAACTGATGGTCCGCTCGGCGGTGACCATTGCCCGCGGCTTCGGCATCTCGGAGCTGGTGATCGGCATCAGCATCGTGGCCCTGGGGACCAGCCTTCCGGAGTTGGCCGCTTCGCTGGTCAGTGCCGCCAGGGGGCAGATGGACATCAGCCTGGGCAACGTGATCGGCAGCAATATCTTCAATATCCTGTTCGTGCTCGGGATCTGCCCGATGATTCGGCCGCTGGCCATTGACCCCGGGGTTTTGCGTTTCGAACTGCCGGTCATGCTCCTGTTCAGCGTCGCCCTGCTTCCCCTGGCCCGGCATCGGCTGAGCTTGGGGCCGGTCAAGGGGGGGCTGCTGCTCTGCGCCTATTCAGCCTTCATTCTGGCTCTTTTCCTGTGA
- a CDS encoding ArsR/SmtB family transcription factor, producing the protein MEQVEFDKMQSFDREAEILKVLGHPVRLKIVAGLLSQSCNVKKIWECLGLPQATVSQHLALLKNKRIIEGRRDGVEVYYHVISEEASRIVGALFEAGPCK; encoded by the coding sequence ATGGAGCAGGTTGAATTTGACAAGATGCAGAGTTTCGACCGGGAGGCCGAAATTCTCAAAGTTCTCGGCCACCCGGTGCGCCTGAAAATAGTTGCCGGGCTGCTCTCCCAGAGCTGCAACGTCAAGAAGATCTGGGAATGCCTGGGGCTTCCCCAGGCCACCGTTTCCCAGCACCTGGCCCTGCTGAAGAACAAGAGGATCATCGAAGGCCGGCGCGACGGGGTCGAGGTCTATTACCACGTCATCAGCGAGGAGGCCAGCCGGATCGTTGGAGCGCTGTTCGAAGCGGGCCCCTGCAAGTGA
- a CDS encoding methyltransferase domain-containing protein encodes MTPTVVDTRQVRRHFSCHAEDYDRYALVQKRVVDELLALLRRKSPSDGPVLDVGTGTGALAASVAREFANRPLVLCDLAHGMTLHAAGQLAGALALDADAQALPFRDGRFGLLVSSSVYQWLNDLPAAFAEALRVLSPGGGLGIALFGERTLYELRTSHRRAVAEAGADHPSHAQDFPTQAAVRQALDGAGFEAIEVRSADEIEHHPDVPALLRSLKKIGAQNASSDRPAGLSSRRVMQRMAELYQQDFGGAGSIPATYQVIYALARKPLIP; translated from the coding sequence ATGACCCCCACGGTGGTGGATACCCGCCAGGTTCGCCGGCATTTCTCCTGTCACGCCGAGGATTATGACCGCTACGCCCTGGTGCAGAAGCGGGTGGTCGATGAACTGCTGGCCCTGCTCAGGCGCAAGAGCCCTTCCGACGGGCCGGTGCTCGACGTGGGGACCGGCACCGGGGCCCTGGCCGCGAGTGTGGCCCGGGAATTCGCCAACCGGCCGCTGGTGCTCTGCGATCTGGCCCACGGCATGACCCTGCACGCCGCCGGCCAGCTGGCCGGGGCCCTCGCCCTGGACGCGGACGCCCAGGCGCTGCCGTTTCGCGACGGCCGTTTCGGGCTGCTGGTCTCCTCCTCGGTCTACCAGTGGCTGAACGACCTGCCGGCGGCCTTTGCCGAGGCGCTGCGGGTGCTGTCCCCGGGCGGCGGCCTCGGGATCGCCCTGTTTGGCGAGCGGACCCTGTACGAGCTGCGCACCAGCCATCGCCGGGCGGTGGCCGAAGCGGGCGCCGACCATCCCTCCCACGCCCAGGATTTCCCGACCCAGGCGGCAGTGCGGCAGGCCCTCGACGGGGCCGGCTTCGAGGCGATCGAGGTGCGCAGCGCCGACGAGATCGAGCACCATCCCGACGTGCCGGCCCTGCTGCGCAGCCTGAAGAAGATCGGCGCGCAGAACGCTTCGAGCGACCGTCCCGCGGGGCTCTCCTCGCGCCGCGTCATGCAGCGCATGGCCGAACTCTACCAGCAGGACTTCGGCGGCGCCGGGTCCATCCCCGCCACCTACCAGGTCATCTACGCCCTGGCCCGTAAACCTTTAATTCCCTGA
- a CDS encoding alpha/beta fold hydrolase, with amino-acid sequence MQSFCLADGRRLAYREAGAGRPLVLLHGWSMSSVVFSEALEAFSGEFRVLAPDLRGHGASDPGPGYGFAELGGDLAQWFAGLDLENAAVLGWSMGGQVLLELYPRLRARIERILLVGSTPCFTASAAWPHGLPAGQVRAMARNLQRAYLKTMGDFFALQFAGEEIARQRYRRIVEFAVRAGRLPDPDVALAALEALGGADQRGDLGAVDCPALVVHGELDRITPAGAGRYLAEQLPQGRLALLPETGHGPFLSRPEATFALWREFLG; translated from the coding sequence ATGCAGTCCTTTTGCCTGGCCGACGGGCGCCGTCTGGCCTACCGCGAGGCCGGGGCGGGCCGCCCCCTGGTGCTGCTGCACGGCTGGTCCATGTCGTCGGTGGTGTTCAGCGAAGCGCTGGAGGCTTTTTCCGGGGAATTCCGGGTGCTGGCCCCCGATTTGCGCGGCCATGGCGCCTCGGACCCCGGCCCGGGCTACGGTTTTGCCGAACTGGGGGGGGATCTGGCCCAGTGGTTCGCAGGGCTCGATCTGGAGAATGCCGCGGTTCTGGGGTGGTCGATGGGGGGGCAGGTGCTGCTCGAGCTCTATCCGCGGCTGAGAGCCCGGATCGAACGGATCCTGCTGGTCGGCAGCACCCCCTGCTTCACCGCCAGCGCTGCTTGGCCCCACGGCCTGCCGGCGGGGCAGGTGCGGGCCATGGCCCGCAACCTCCAGCGTGCCTACCTGAAGACCATGGGCGATTTCTTCGCCCTGCAGTTCGCGGGCGAAGAAATCGCCCGCCAGCGGTACCGGCGGATCGTCGAGTTTGCCGTGCGCGCGGGGCGGCTTCCTGATCCGGACGTTGCTCTTGCCGCCCTCGAGGCTCTGGGTGGGGCGGACCAGCGCGGGGACCTGGGCGCCGTCGACTGCCCGGCCCTGGTGGTGCATGGCGAACTCGACCGCATCACCCCGGCCGGCGCCGGCCGCTACCTCGCCGAACAGCTGCCCCAGGGGCGGCTGGCATTGCTGCCGGAAACCGGCCACGGCCCCTTTCTGTCGCGGCCCGAGGCGACCTTCGCCCTCTGGCGGGAGTTTCTGGGATGA
- a CDS encoding HAD family hydrolase translates to MVKGIFWDNDGVLVDTEHLYFQATAEVLAEAGIELSRETFIEISLRRGESVFCLAEDRGCGVQQREQMRLRRNARYGELLRGKKHTLDGVEETLQALHGRCLMAVVTSSRRDHFEIIHENSGLLGYFDFILTREDYTHSKPHPEPYLSALKRSGLPAERCLVVEDSERGLQAAVSAGLRCLVTPGELTRGGDFTAAWQVLEDVRQVPLLVR, encoded by the coding sequence ATGGTTAAGGGGATATTCTGGGACAATGACGGGGTGCTGGTCGATACCGAGCACCTCTATTTTCAGGCCACCGCCGAGGTGCTGGCAGAAGCCGGCATCGAACTGAGCCGGGAGACATTCATCGAGATCTCCCTGCGCCGCGGCGAGAGCGTATTCTGCCTGGCCGAGGACCGGGGCTGCGGCGTTCAGCAGCGCGAACAGATGCGCCTGCGCCGCAACGCCCGTTACGGCGAGTTGCTGCGCGGCAAGAAACACACCCTCGACGGGGTCGAAGAGACTTTGCAGGCCCTGCACGGGCGCTGCCTGATGGCGGTGGTCACCAGCTCACGCCGCGACCATTTCGAGATCATCCACGAAAACTCAGGGCTGCTCGGCTATTTCGACTTTATCCTGACCCGCGAGGATTACACCCACTCCAAGCCCCACCCCGAACCCTACCTGAGCGCCCTGAAGCGCAGCGGGCTGCCGGCCGAACGGTGTCTGGTCGTGGAAGACTCGGAGCGGGGCCTGCAGGCGGCGGTGAGTGCCGGCCTGCGCTGTCTGGTCACCCCGGGGGAGCTGACCCGGGGGGGGGATTTCACCGCCGCCTGGCAGGTCCTCGAGGACGTTCGCCAAGTACCGCTCCTGGTCCGCTGA
- a CDS encoding thioredoxin domain-containing protein encodes MTSRPTREDQVARLSRIDKAQLPADGGELFNRLIFEKSPYLLQHAENPVDWHPWGEEAFARAQAEDKAVFLSIGYSTCHWCHVMEHESFEDEEVAAVLNRNFISIKVDREERPDIDNAYMSVCQMMTGSGGWPLNLVLTPERRPFFAATYIPKTSRGGMVGMIQLMRKIAELWRADRPRLETTGQEVGRALQRLEQEAHDRQPLSDLPLRKGFNDFLDSFDRQHAGFGSAPKFPTPHNLALLLRIGQRFGRPQAADMALQTLQAMRLGGIFDQVGFGIHRYSVDARWLVPHFEKMLYDQALVASAALDGFQVGGDGFHAQTAREILEYLLRDLRDLEGGFYCGEDADSEGAEGTFYLWTPEQVEQVLGADLAKVFCRSYDITDQGNFEGKNIPHLEQDVGALADRVGVDPAHLADLLGEARQKLFAAREKRIRPHRDDKVLTGWNGLAIAALARAGALLGEPRFIAAAQAAADFVLTRLRGSDGRLLRRWRLGEAAIPGFLEDYAFFVWGLIELHQATFVTERLAQALELNGEMERLFADGQGGFFDTGSDAEFVLSRGRSIHDGAIPSAGSVAALNLLRLGRLTGDLSLEERGQQLLSLRFGQMAAHPQAYSQALIALDFALGPAIQVVLVSGSDGSPPEELLKELRRRLLPTAVVLLTHPGDRELESLAPLVAGKQPVKGRAAAYVCIDRACREPVTTGEELAALLDALRADGDG; translated from the coding sequence ATGACCTCCAGGCCAACCCGGGAAGACCAGGTCGCCCGGCTTTCCCGAATCGATAAAGCCCAGCTGCCGGCCGACGGCGGCGAACTCTTCAACCGCCTGATCTTCGAAAAAAGTCCCTACCTGCTGCAGCACGCCGAAAACCCGGTGGATTGGCATCCCTGGGGCGAGGAGGCTTTCGCCCGCGCGCAGGCGGAAGACAAGGCGGTGTTTCTCTCCATCGGCTATTCGACCTGCCACTGGTGCCACGTCATGGAGCATGAGAGTTTCGAGGACGAGGAGGTCGCCGCCGTTCTCAACCGCAACTTCATTTCCATCAAGGTGGACCGGGAGGAACGGCCCGACATCGACAATGCCTACATGAGCGTCTGCCAGATGATGACGGGCAGCGGCGGCTGGCCGCTCAACCTGGTGCTGACTCCAGAGCGCAGGCCTTTTTTCGCCGCAACCTACATCCCCAAGACCTCCCGGGGGGGGATGGTCGGCATGATCCAGCTGATGAGGAAGATCGCCGAACTCTGGCGCGCAGACCGCCCCCGCCTGGAAACCACCGGTCAGGAAGTAGGCCGGGCCCTGCAGCGCCTGGAGCAGGAAGCCCATGACCGCCAGCCGCTCAGCGACCTGCCGCTGCGCAAGGGGTTCAACGATTTTCTCGACAGCTTCGACCGGCAGCACGCCGGCTTCGGCAGCGCGCCCAAGTTCCCCACCCCCCACAACCTGGCACTGCTGCTGCGCATCGGGCAGCGCTTCGGCAGGCCGCAGGCCGCCGACATGGCCCTGCAGACCCTGCAGGCGATGCGCCTGGGGGGCATCTTCGACCAGGTCGGCTTCGGCATCCACCGCTACTCGGTCGACGCACGCTGGCTGGTGCCGCATTTCGAAAAAATGCTCTACGACCAGGCGCTGGTCGCCTCGGCTGCACTCGACGGCTTCCAGGTCGGCGGCGACGGGTTCCACGCCCAGACCGCCCGGGAGATCCTGGAATACCTGCTGCGTGACCTGCGGGATCTGGAGGGTGGATTCTACTGCGGCGAAGACGCCGATTCAGAAGGGGCCGAAGGGACCTTCTACCTCTGGACGCCCGAGCAGGTCGAGCAGGTGCTCGGCGCCGACCTGGCCAAGGTCTTCTGCCGCAGCTACGACATTACCGACCAGGGAAATTTCGAAGGGAAAAACATCCCCCACCTGGAACAGGACGTGGGAGCGCTGGCAGACCGGGTCGGTGTCGACCCGGCGCACCTGGCCGACCTGCTCGGCGAGGCGCGACAGAAGCTGTTTGCCGCCAGGGAAAAGCGGATCCGCCCCCACCGCGACGATAAGGTGCTGACCGGCTGGAACGGTCTGGCCATCGCGGCCCTGGCCCGGGCCGGAGCCCTGCTTGGCGAGCCGCGCTTCATCGCCGCGGCGCAGGCCGCGGCGGATTTCGTCCTGACCCGCCTGCGTGGCAGCGACGGCCGCCTGCTGCGCCGCTGGCGCCTCGGCGAAGCGGCGATCCCGGGGTTTCTCGAGGACTATGCTTTTTTCGTCTGGGGACTGATCGAACTGCACCAGGCGACCTTCGTCACCGAGCGCCTGGCCCAGGCGCTGGAACTGAACGGGGAGATGGAACGGCTGTTCGCCGATGGTCAGGGGGGCTTTTTCGATACCGGCAGCGACGCCGAGTTCGTGCTCAGCCGGGGGCGCTCGATCCACGACGGCGCCATCCCTTCGGCAGGATCTGTGGCGGCGCTCAACCTGCTGCGCCTGGGCCGGCTGACCGGCGACCTGTCCCTCGAGGAGCGCGGCCAGCAGCTGCTCAGTCTGCGCTTCGGGCAGATGGCCGCCCACCCCCAGGCCTACAGCCAGGCCCTGATCGCCCTGGACTTCGCCCTCGGCCCGGCCATCCAGGTGGTCCTCGTCTCGGGCAGCGACGGCAGCCCTCCCGAGGAACTGCTCAAAGAGCTGCGCCGGCGCCTGCTGCCCACAGCGGTGGTGCTGCTGACCCACCCCGGCGACCGCGAGTTGGAGAGTCTCGCCCCCCTGGTCGCCGGCAAGCAGCCGGTCAAAGGCCGGGCGGCGGCCTACGTCTGCATAGACAGAGCCTGCCGGGAGCCGGTGACAACAGGGGAGGAGCTGGCAGCCCTGCTGGACGCCCTTCGCGCCGATGGTGACGGCTGA
- a CDS encoding putative manganese-dependent inorganic diphosphatase, with protein MKQEQYFVIGHKNPDTDSICSAIAYARLRERQGLAEIRPGRAGDINRQTEFVLETLGVQVPQLLVDVYPRVRDVIGERVVTVAGDAPLSQALELFHRHSIRMLPVIDGERRPLGLLFLKRVSERFLIPAREEEIRQVLTSADSICQCLKATPLHLADGDETGSFDLYVGAMASSTFREKMQGLDPRRMILITGDRRLILEQAVDIGVRILVVTGNLPVDPEIVEKGRRNGVTILSTPYDSATSTWLTRLSTPVRNLVKEDFQSAGLNERLDDLKLKLLHTQDPGVVVLDAEGKVAAVATKSNLLASSPVKLILVDHNELSQAVAGADKVEIREVVDHHRLGNFHTDYPIRFINQPLGSTCTVVATLYRQCGLEPEPQIAGLMLAGLLSDTVILKSPTTTEIDREIAAWLGTLCDRDPQEFGQRIFAAGSALGAYPSIRHLLLADFKEYQAGDRSFGVGQVEVVSFHEFHNMRERITENLEQLRQERKLDVAGLLITDIVQGTSLLLGLGGKELPYLMGYPQVGENLFELKGVLSRKKQLVPHLLKVLQG; from the coding sequence ATGAAACAAGAACAGTATTTCGTCATCGGACACAAAAACCCGGACACCGATTCCATCTGCAGCGCCATCGCCTATGCCCGGTTGCGCGAGCGCCAGGGACTGGCCGAGATCAGGCCCGGTCGCGCGGGGGACATCAACCGCCAGACCGAGTTCGTCCTGGAGACCCTCGGCGTGCAGGTCCCCCAGCTGCTGGTCGATGTCTACCCCCGGGTGCGCGACGTGATCGGCGAGCGGGTCGTCACCGTTGCCGGCGATGCGCCGCTTTCCCAGGCGCTGGAGCTGTTTCACCGCCACAGCATCCGCATGCTGCCGGTCATCGATGGAGAGCGGCGGCCGCTCGGGCTGCTGTTTCTCAAACGGGTTTCGGAGCGTTTTCTGATCCCGGCGCGCGAGGAGGAGATCCGGCAGGTGCTCACCTCCGCCGACTCCATCTGCCAGTGCCTCAAGGCCACCCCCCTGCACCTGGCCGACGGGGATGAGACAGGCAGCTTCGATCTGTATGTCGGTGCCATGGCCAGTTCCACCTTCCGGGAAAAAATGCAGGGGCTCGACCCGCGCCGGATGATCCTGATCACCGGCGACCGGCGGCTGATCCTCGAACAGGCCGTGGACATCGGCGTGCGCATCCTGGTGGTTACCGGGAACCTGCCCGTCGATCCGGAAATCGTGGAAAAGGGGCGGCGCAACGGGGTGACGATTCTCTCCACTCCCTACGATTCGGCGACCAGTACCTGGCTGACCCGCCTCTCGACGCCGGTGCGCAACCTGGTGAAGGAGGATTTCCAGTCCGCCGGCCTCAACGAGCGCCTGGACGACCTGAAACTCAAGCTGTTGCACACCCAGGACCCGGGCGTGGTGGTGCTCGACGCCGAGGGGAAAGTGGCGGCGGTGGCCACCAAAAGCAACCTGCTGGCCTCCTCGCCGGTGAAGTTGATCCTGGTGGATCACAACGAGCTTTCCCAGGCCGTGGCCGGGGCCGACAAGGTGGAGATTCGCGAGGTGGTGGACCACCATCGGCTCGGCAATTTCCACACCGACTACCCGATCCGCTTCATCAACCAGCCCCTGGGCAGCACCTGCACCGTGGTCGCCACCCTTTACCGCCAGTGCGGGTTGGAGCCAGAGCCGCAGATCGCCGGGTTGATGCTGGCCGGACTGCTTTCCGACACCGTGATCCTCAAGTCACCCACCACCACCGAGATCGACCGGGAGATCGCCGCCTGGCTCGGAACGCTCTGCGACCGCGACCCCCAGGAATTCGGCCAGCGCATCTTTGCCGCAGGCAGCGCCCTTGGTGCTTACCCCAGCATCCGCCACCTGCTGCTGGCCGATTTCAAGGAGTACCAGGCCGGCGACCGCAGCTTCGGGGTGGGGCAGGTCGAGGTGGTCAGCTTCCACGAATTCCACAACATGCGCGAACGGATCACCGAAAACCTCGAGCAGCTGCGCCAGGAACGTAAGCTTGACGTGGCCGGGCTGCTGATCACCGACATCGTCCAGGGGACCAGCCTGCTGCTGGGCCTCGGCGGCAAGGAGCTTCCCTACCTGATGGGCTATCCCCAGGTGGGCGAGAACCTCTTCGAATTGAAAGGGGTCCTCTCCCGCAAAAAGCAGCTGGTCCCGCACCTGCTCAAGGTGCTGCAGGGTTGA
- a CDS encoding DUF3108 domain-containing protein, with protein MKYSLLLLLLLLATGKGMAAEAQPQANLSSGPAPLEALVGEVLTYDISFLWFDRLAEGELSLRPGERPGTFVATLEARTLGVAAWLTRDRLQRYVSHMEIGPEGRLRSLQHESLIIKGKGAEKSNRGKLYRFDYPGHRVVFQKIREGEVYGEQSLPMQAENPPNDILTAFFNFRAGFFGPVQSGQRFVIPAFSRKGEGEIVVEILTDRQRSKLDFFPKGGVLARVDVDEEVFDTGGGSVYVWFDNFGRPARGIVENIIGLGDVKGTLRDRN; from the coding sequence ATGAAATACAGCCTGCTGCTTCTGTTGTTGCTTCTGGCCACCGGGAAGGGGATGGCGGCCGAGGCACAGCCCCAGGCTAATCTCAGTTCCGGCCCCGCTCCGTTGGAAGCGCTGGTTGGCGAAGTGCTCACCTACGATATCTCATTTCTGTGGTTTGACCGGCTCGCCGAGGGGGAGCTCTCTCTGCGGCCCGGGGAGCGGCCGGGGACCTTCGTGGCGACGCTCGAGGCACGCACCCTGGGGGTGGCGGCATGGCTGACCCGTGACCGTCTGCAGCGCTATGTTTCGCACATGGAGATAGGCCCGGAAGGGCGATTGCGCTCGCTGCAGCACGAGTCGCTCATCATCAAGGGCAAGGGGGCGGAAAAAAGCAATCGCGGCAAACTGTACCGCTTCGACTACCCCGGGCACCGGGTGGTTTTCCAGAAGATCCGCGAGGGAGAGGTCTACGGCGAGCAGAGCCTCCCGATGCAGGCCGAAAATCCGCCCAACGACATCCTGACGGCCTTCTTTAATTTTCGTGCCGGTTTTTTCGGTCCGGTCCAGTCGGGGCAGCGCTTCGTGATCCCGGCGTTCAGCCGCAAGGGTGAGGGGGAGATCGTCGTGGAAATCCTGACCGACCGGCAGCGCTCCAAGCTGGACTTCTTCCCCAAAGGGGGAGTGCTGGCGCGGGTCGATGTGGATGAAGAGGTGTTCGACACCGGCGGTGGTTCGGTGTACGTCTGGTTCGACAATTTCGGTCGCCCCGCGCGGGGGATCGTGGAAAATATCATCGGGCTCGGAGACGTGAAAGGTACTCTGCGGGACCGGAATTAA
- the bioF gene encoding 8-amino-7-oxononanoate synthase: MEGFRRQLDELREQGMLRSLRTIGGAQGPRVTMEGREVLLLCSNNYLGLASHARLVDAACAATARYGVGSGASRLVSGTMELHERLERRIAAFKGSEAALVFNSGFAANTGIIQGLTGPDDLIFSDALNHASIVDGCRLAKARTLVYPHNDADALERLMRAEAPRRKGRWLIVSDGVFSMDGDVAPLPALVELKQRYDALLMVDDAHGTGVLGQTGRGTAEELGCLGAVDLQMGTFGKALGGFGAYLAADRVLIETLINRSRPFIFSTSLPPAVLAAAEAAFDLVESEEGARRREALRRNRELFAGLLAAQGFDLLGSTTQIVPVLTGEPARTMAASARLFEAGVFVQGIRPPTVAGGRCRLRATLMADHRIDELEWAAGLIAQVLAEV, encoded by the coding sequence ATGGAAGGATTTCGCCGCCAGCTCGATGAGCTGCGCGAGCAGGGGATGCTGCGCTCGCTGCGGACCATCGGCGGGGCCCAGGGCCCGCGGGTGACCATGGAGGGGCGCGAGGTGCTGCTGCTGTGCTCCAACAACTATCTCGGGCTGGCCAGCCACGCGCGCCTGGTCGATGCCGCCTGCGCCGCCACCGCCCGCTACGGGGTAGGCTCGGGAGCGAGCCGCCTGGTCTCGGGCACCATGGAACTGCACGAGCGCCTCGAGCGGCGCATCGCCGCCTTCAAGGGGAGCGAGGCCGCCCTGGTCTTCAACTCGGGCTTCGCCGCCAATACCGGCATCATCCAGGGGCTGACCGGCCCCGACGACCTGATTTTCTCCGACGCCCTCAACCACGCCTCCATCGTCGACGGCTGCCGCCTCGCCAAAGCCCGCACCCTGGTCTACCCCCACAACGACGCCGATGCCCTCGAGCGGCTGATGCGCGCCGAAGCCCCCAGGCGCAAGGGGCGCTGGCTGATCGTCAGCGACGGGGTGTTCAGCATGGACGGGGATGTGGCGCCGCTGCCCGCGCTGGTCGAACTCAAACAGCGCTACGATGCGCTGCTGATGGTGGACGACGCCCACGGCACCGGGGTGCTGGGGCAGACCGGCCGGGGCACCGCCGAGGAACTCGGCTGCCTGGGCGCCGTCGATCTGCAGATGGGGACCTTCGGCAAGGCCCTGGGGGGATTCGGCGCCTACCTGGCCGCCGACCGGGTGCTGATCGAGACCCTGATCAACCGCTCGCGCCCCTTCATCTTCTCCACCAGCCTGCCGCCGGCGGTGCTGGCCGCCGCCGAGGCGGCCTTCGACTTGGTGGAGAGCGAGGAGGGGGCCCGGCGCCGCGAAGCCCTGCGCCGCAACCGCGAGCTGTTCGCCGGGCTGCTGGCTGCGCAAGGCTTTGATCTGCTCGGCAGCACCACCCAGATCGTCCCGGTGCTGACCGGCGAGCCGGCCCGCACCATGGCCGCCTCGGCGCGCCTGTTCGAAGCGGGAGTCTTCGTCCAGGGGATCCGCCCCCCCACCGTGGCCGGCGGTCGCTGCCGGCTGCGGGCGACCTTGATGGCCGATCATCGCATTGATGAGCTGGAGTGGGCCGCCGGGCTCATCGCCCAGGTCCTGGCGGAGGTCTGA